A window of the Labeo rohita strain BAU-BD-2019 chromosome 1, IGBB_LRoh.1.0, whole genome shotgun sequence genome harbors these coding sequences:
- the atp1b1b gene encoding sodium/potassium-transporting ATPase subunit beta-1b, giving the protein MPAQNKDDGGWKKFLWNSEKKEFLGRTGGSWSKIFLFYLIFYGCLAGIFIGTIQILLLTLSDYKPTWQDRVAPPGLTHYPHSDKAELIINPEDDDTYRSYTKAMKDFLERYDMEKQGDMMTFEDCGDQPSEYKNRGDLESDMGVRKACQFQRSWLGPCSGIEDRNFGFSQGKPCLIIKLNRIVNFRPKPPMSNESIPEEAKHKVQPNVIPLHCTNKKEEDAGKLGEVKYYGIGEGFPLQYYPYYGKRLHLHYLQPLVAVQFVNITLNSEIRVECKVFGENIYYSDKDRYQGRFDVKIGVIAKSS; this is encoded by the exons ATGCCTGCTCAAAATAAAGACGATGGAGGCTGGAAGAAGTTTTTATGGAATTCGGAGAAGAAGGAATTTCTGGGACGCACCGGTGGTAGTTGGT CAAAAATCTTCCTCTTCTATCTCATCTTTTATGGCTGTCTGGCTGGGATCTTTATCGGCACCATCCAGATTCTCCTTCTCACCTTGAGCGATTACAAACCCACCTGGCAGGACAGAGTAGCTCCTCCAG GGCTCACTCACTACCCACATTCAGACAAGGCTGAGCTGATCATCAATCCGGAGGATGATGATACCTACAGGTCATACACCAAAGCCATGAAAGATTTCCTAGAAAGATATGACATGGAAAAACAGGGAGACATGATGACATTTGAGGACTGTGGAG ATCAACCTTCGGAATACAAGAACAGAGGTGATCTTGAGAGTGACATGGGTGTCAGAAAGGCATGCCAGTTTCAGAGGTCTTGGCTTGGACCCTGCTCTGGCATTGAAGATCGTAATTTTGGATTCTCACAGGGGAAGCCCTGCTTGATCATCAAGCTCAACAGGATTGTGAACTTCAGACCTAAG ccgCCAATGTCGAACGAAAGCATTCCAGAAGAGGCAAAGCACAAAGTCCAGCCCAACGTGATTCCTCTCCACTGCACAAACAAG AAAGAAGAGGACGCAGGTAAGCTCGGCGAAGTGAAGTACTACGGAATCGGAGAAGGCTTTCCCCTTCAGTATTACCCCTACTACGGGAAGCGCCTGCACTTGCATTACCTGCAGCCCCTGGTGGCCGTCCAGTTCGTCAACATCACCCTGAACTCGGAGATCCGCGTGGAGTGCAAAGTGTTCggggaaaacatttattacagcGACAAGGATCGCTACCAGGGACGTTTCGATGTTAAAATCGGTGTCATAGCCAAATCCTCATGA